The following proteins come from a genomic window of Kitasatospora sp. NBC_01246:
- a CDS encoding expansin EXLX1 family cellulose-binding protein encodes MRATKHAAPQSRRGLVMGVPLVLVAAGVLAFLAFALLPGSGGGGGSGEAVAGRPAAASVAATAPSTGQATGPAVGTAAETAAPTASAAPPGTTPTVATASAAGTPSPATAAPAPPATTTPRPSTAGATPSPSATAHPVPATASLAGRIKPGASYPGVATSYDAADGNGACSFGPSGDLMVAAMNHTDYESAKACGASVLVRAANGATLTVRIVNECPLPCAPGQLDLSHEAFAELAELSVGRLPITWTLLSPGAPETMSVRYKTGSTQWWCGIQAIGHRNPVATLEVRAPGGWRQLPRSDYNYFLSADGTGCGGPIRVTDIYGEQLTVDGIALQPGIAQPARVQFARH; translated from the coding sequence ATGAGGGCAACGAAGCACGCCGCCCCGCAGTCGAGGCGCGGGCTGGTCATGGGCGTTCCGCTGGTTCTGGTGGCGGCCGGGGTGCTGGCGTTCCTGGCCTTCGCGCTCCTGCCGGGGAGCGGGGGCGGCGGGGGTAGCGGGGAGGCCGTCGCCGGACGGCCGGCCGCCGCGTCCGTCGCGGCCACCGCACCGAGCACGGGACAAGCCACCGGTCCTGCCGTCGGGACAGCGGCCGAAACGGCCGCACCGACCGCCTCCGCCGCCCCGCCCGGGACCACGCCCACCGTGGCGACGGCTTCGGCCGCCGGCACCCCGTCCCCGGCGACCGCCGCCCCCGCCCCGCCCGCCACCACCACGCCGCGGCCGTCGACCGCCGGGGCCACCCCGTCGCCCTCGGCCACCGCCCACCCGGTGCCGGCCACCGCGTCCCTGGCCGGGCGGATCAAGCCCGGGGCGAGCTACCCGGGCGTCGCGACGTCCTACGACGCGGCCGACGGCAACGGCGCCTGCTCGTTCGGCCCGTCCGGCGACCTCATGGTCGCGGCGATGAACCACACCGACTACGAGTCGGCCAAGGCGTGCGGGGCGTCCGTGCTCGTCCGCGCCGCCAACGGCGCCACCCTCACGGTCCGGATCGTCAACGAGTGCCCGCTGCCCTGCGCACCGGGGCAGCTCGACCTCAGCCACGAGGCCTTCGCCGAGCTCGCCGAGCTCTCGGTGGGCCGGCTCCCGATCACCTGGACGCTGCTGAGCCCGGGCGCGCCGGAGACGATGTCGGTCCGGTACAAGACCGGGTCGACCCAGTGGTGGTGCGGCATCCAGGCGATCGGTCACCGCAACCCGGTCGCGACGTTGGAGGTCCGGGCGCCCGGCGGCTGGCGACAGCTCCCCCGCAGCGACTACAACTACTTCCTCTCCGCCGACGGCACCGGGTGCGGGGGCCCGATCAGGGTCACCGACATCTACGGGGAACAACTGACCGTCGACGGGATCGCGTTGCAACCGGGCATCGCGCAGCCGGCCCGGGTCCAGTTCGCCCGGCATTGA